CTGGAAAGGCAGAGATCAAAGATGCCAAAGAACTTCTTACCACAGTCTGGAACAGCTACGAAGAAGATGATAAATTTGCCATTGCAGGCGGAGATATGAGTGAAGAAAATATGACGGAGGATGCGCCGGGAACATTTGGAATCACGGATGCGGATGAATTAGACCGCATGCTTGGCTTTCCGGCGGCGGATGCGGAAAAGATCGATAATGCGGCTTCCATCATGCACATGATGAATGCGAACACATTTACCTGCGGTGCCTATCATCTGAAAAATGCAGATGATGTAAAGAGCGTAGCGGCAGACCTCAAGGAAAATGTGATGGGCAGACAGTGGATGTGTGGATTTCCGGACAAGCTGGTTGTAATTTCGGTGGATGATTATCTGGTATCTGTTTTTGGAAATGAAGAACTGGTAAACACGTTTAAAGACAAACTCACGCAGACTTATGAAAACACGAAAGTCATCAGTGAGGACGGGATCGTATAAATGTTATTTTCAAGTATCACGTTTTTGATTTATTTTCTTCCGTGTATGGTGCTGGTGTATTTTCTGGCTCCGGGGCGGATGAAAAATACAGTGCTTCTTTTGGGGAGTCTGATCTTTTATGGATGGGGAGAACCGAAATACCTGCCGGTGATGGCAGCAGTCATCCTGGCTGGTTATCTGTCTGCCCGTCTGATCGGTACATGTCAGAATAAACGGCAGTCAAAAATTCTTTTGGCTGCCGCTGTTTTATTGGAAATTTTTCCGCTCATCT
The Roseburia rectibacter DNA segment above includes these coding regions:
- a CDS encoding bacteriocin transport accessory protein, with translation MKKYITLFLSIFLAMSLAACGNKTDSPDAAGKAEIKDAKELLTTVWNSYEEDDKFAIAGGDMSEENMTEDAPGTFGITDADELDRMLGFPAADAEKIDNAASIMHMMNANTFTCGAYHLKNADDVKSVAADLKENVMGRQWMCGFPDKLVVISVDDYLVSVFGNEELVNTFKDKLTQTYENTKVISEDGIV